The Odocoileus virginianus isolate 20LAN1187 ecotype Illinois chromosome 27, Ovbor_1.2, whole genome shotgun sequence genome has a window encoding:
- the LRRC73 gene encoding leucine-rich repeat-containing protein 73 isoform X2 — protein sequence MLPSSIQISGEPLSGAEVRDICRGLRDNAVRLLSLRGCRLCDRDFGRICRALAGATSLAQLNLNLGVVSSPSRIKQLAEALRTNRSIQSLFLHGSPLTDAGLALLNPALALHPALVALDLGDCMLGDEAINLICGLLPPDGAKSGDHVAGMLAVAVASSRTLEVLDLEGTGLTNQSAQTLLDMVENYPTALRSLVLAENSISPELQQQICDLLSEGEEEEEEVAGGPGDTQERERARQPAAHQRGSSSWTGPSDPSSQMVLMTSGLGDSLLAETEM from the exons ATGCTGCCCAGCTCCATCCAGATTTCGGGGGAGCCGCTGTCAGGAGCCGAGGTGCGGGACATCTGCCGCGGCCTGCGCGACAACGCCGTGCGCCTGCTCTCACTGCGCGGCTGCCGTCTCTGCGACCGCGACTTCGGCCGAATCTGCCGGGCCCTAGCCGGGGCCACGTCCCTGGCGCAGCTCAACCTTAACCTGGGCGTCGTGTCCAGCCCCAGCCGCATCAAGCAGCTGGCGGAGGCGCTGCGGACCAACCGCTCCATCCAGTCCCTCTT CCTGCATGGGAGCCCTCTGACAGACGCGGGGCTGGCCTTGTTGAATCCAGCCCTGGCCCTCCACCCTGCCCTTGTGGCACTGGACCTGGGGGACTGCATGCTGGGTGATGAAGCCATCAACCTCATCTGTGGCCTCCTCCCGCCTGACGGGGCCAAGTCCG GTGACCACGTGGCAGGGATGCTGGCTGTAGCTGTGGCCTCCAGCCGCACCTTAGAGGTCCTAGACTTGGAGGGCACAGGGCTCACCAACCAGTCAGCGCAG ACCCTGCTGGATATGGTAGAAAATTACCCTACAGCTCTGCGGAGTCTGGTGTTGGCCGAGAACAGCATTAGCCCGGAGCTGCAGCAGCAGATCTGCGACCTCCTCtctgagggggaggaggaggaggaggaggtggcaggagGGCCTGGCGACACCCAGGAACGAGAGCGAGCACGGCAGCCTGCTGCCCACCAGAGGGGCAGCAGCTCCTGGACAGGTCCCAGTG ATCCCAGCTCTCAGATGGTGCTTATGACATCAGGACTAGGGGACAGTCTGTTGGCTGAGACTGAGATGTGA
- the POLR1C gene encoding DNA-directed RNA polymerases I and III subunit RPAC1 — protein MISAHASVRYSDHVEELKMAAAQAVEEMRTRVVLGEFGVRNVHTTDFPGNYSGYDDAWDQDRFEKNFRVDVVHMDESSLEFDMVGIDAAIANAFRRILLAEVPTMAVEKVLVYNNTSIVQDEILAHRLGLIPIHADPRLFEYRNQGDEEGTEIDTLQFRLQVRCTRNPHAAKDSSDPNELYVNHKVYTRHMTWVPLGNQADLFPEGTIRPVHDDILIAQLRPGQEIDLLMHCVKGIGKDHAKFSPVATASYRLLPDITLLEPVEGEAAVELSRCFSPGVIEVQEIQGKKVARVANPRLDTFSREVFRNEKLKKVVRLARVRDHYIFSVESTGVLPPDVLVSEAIKVLMGKCRRFLDELDAVQMD, from the exons ATGATTAGTGCGCACGCATCAGTTAGGTACTCTGATCACGTGGAGGAGTTGAAGATGGCGGCGGCCCAGGCTGTGGAGGAGATGAGAACCCGCGTGGTTCTAGGGGAATTCGGGGTTCGCAAT GTTCATACCACTGACTTTCCTGGTAACTATTCCGGCTACGATGATGCCTGGGACCAGGACCGGTTTGAGAAG AATTTCCGCGTGGATGTGGTACACATGGATGAAAGCTCATTGGAGTTTGACATGGTGGGAATCGACGCAGCCATTGCCAATGCGTTTCGGCGCATTCTGTTAGCTGAG GTGCCGACCATGGCTGTGGAGAAGGTCCTGGTGTACAACAACACGTCCATCGTCCAGGACGAGATCCTCGCCCACCGCCTGGGTCTCATCCCCATTCATGCTGACCCCCGTCTCTTTGAATATCGGAACCAAG GAGACGAAGAAGGCACAGAGATAGATACCCTGCAGTTTCGGCTGCAAGTCAGGTGCACTCGGAACCCCCACGCTGCTAAAGACTCCTCTGACCCCAATGAGCTCTATGTCAACCACAAAG TGTACACCAGGCACATGACATGGGTGCCCCTGGGCAACCAGGCTGACCTCTTCCCGGAGGGCACCATCCGCCCGGTACATGACGACATCCTCATTGCTCAGCTGCGGCCTGGCCAGGAGATTGACCTGCTCATGCACTGTGTCAAGGGCATCG GCAAAGATCATGCCAAGTTTTCACCTGTGGCAACAGCCAGTTACAGGCTCCTGCCAGACATCACCCTGCTGGAGCCCGTGGAAGGGGAGGCAGCAGTAGAGCTGAGCCGCTGCTTCTCACCTGGTGTCATTGAGGTGCAGGAAATCCAAG GTAAAAAGGTGGCCAGAGTTGCCAATCCCCGGCTAGATACCTTCAGCAGGGAAGTCTTCCGGAATGAGAAGCTAAAGAAGGTTGTACGGCTCGCACGTGTTCGAGACCATTATATCT TTTCTGTCGAGTCCACAGGGGTGTTGCCACCAGACGTGCTGGTGAGTGAGGCCATCAAGGTGCTGATGGGGAAGTGCCGGCGGTTCCTGGACGAGCTGGACGCGGTTCAGATGGACTGA
- the YIPF3 gene encoding protein YIPF3 produces MATPAAPAGGARNGAGPEWGGFEENIQGGGSAVIDMENMDDTSGSSFEDMGELHQRLREEEVDADAAAAEEEDGEFLGMKGFKGQLSRQVADQMWQAGKRQASRAFSLYANIDILRPYFDVEPAQVRSRLLESMIPIKMVSFPQKIAGELYGPLMLVFTLVAILLHGMKTSDTIIREGTLMGTAIGTCFGYWLGVSSFIYFLAYLCNAQITMLQMLALLGYGLFGHCIVLFITYNIHLHALFYLFWLLVGGLSTLRMVAVLVSRTVGPTQRLLLCGTLATLHMLFLLYLHFAYHKVVEGILDTLEGPNIPPIQRVPRDIPAALPAARLPTTVLNATARAVAVTLQSH; encoded by the exons ATGGCAACTCCGGCGGCGCCGGCTGGCGGCGCCCGAAACGGGGCCGGCCCGGAATGGGGAGGGTTCGAAGAAAACATCCAG GGTGGGGGCTCAGCAGTGATTGACATGGAGAACATGGATGATACCTCCGGCTCCAGCTTCGAGGATATGGGTGAGCTGCATCAGCGCCTGCGTGAGGAGGAAGTGGATGCTGATGCAGCTGCTGCTGAAGAAGAGGATGGGGAGTTCCTGGGGATGAAGGGCTTTAAGGGCCAGCTGAGCCGTCAGGTGGCTGATCAG ATGTGGCAGGCAGGGAAGAGACAAGCCTCCAGAGCCTTCAGCTTGTATGCCAACATCGACATCCTGAGACCCTACTTTGATGTGGAGCCGGCCCAGGTGCGAAGCAG GCTCCTGGAATCCATGATCCCTATCAAGATGGTCAGCTTCCCCCAG AAAATCGCAGGTGAGCTCTACGGACCTCTCATGCTTGTCTTCACGCTGGTGGCCATCCTCCTCCATGGGATGAAGACATCTGACACCATTATC CGGGAGGGCACCCTGATGGGCACAGCCATTGGCACCTGCTTTGGCTACTGGCTCGGCGTCTCGTCCTTCATTTACTTCCTCGCCTACCTGTGCAACGCGCAGATCACCATGCTCCAGATGCTGGCACTGCTG GGCTACGGCCTCTTTGGACACTGCATTGTCCTGTTCATCACCTATAACATCCACCTGCATGCCCTCTTCTACCTCTTCTGGCTGCTGGTGGGTGGGTTGTCCACCCTGCGCATG GTGGCAGTGTTGGTGTCACGGACCGTGGGCCCCACACAGCGGCTGCTCCTCTGTGGCACCCTGGCTACCCTGCACATGCTCTTCCTGCTCTACCTGCATTTTGCCTACCACAAGGTGGTAGAGG GGATCCTGGACACGCTGGAGGGCCCCAACATTCCGCCCATACAGAGGGTCCCCAGAGACATCCCCGCCGCACTACCTGCTGCCAGGCTTCCCACCACTGTGCTCAACGCCACAGCCAGGGCTGTCGCCGTGACCCTGCAGTCACACTGA
- the LRRC73 gene encoding leucine-rich repeat-containing protein 73 isoform X1 — translation MLPSSIQISGEPLSGAEVRDICRGLRDNAVRLLSLRGCRLCDRDFGRICRALAGATSLAQLNLNLGVVSSPSRIKQLAEALRTNRSIQSLFLHGSPLTDAGLALLNPALALHPALVALDLGDCMLGDEAINLICGLLPPDGAKSGLKELTLSANPGITPKGWSRLAIAVAHSSQVRVLNLDYNPLGDHVAGMLAVAVASSRTLEVLDLEGTGLTNQSAQTLLDMVENYPTALRSLVLAENSISPELQQQICDLLSEGEEEEEEVAGGPGDTQERERARQPAAHQRGSSSWTGPSDPSSQMVLMTSGLGDSLLAETEM, via the exons ATGCTGCCCAGCTCCATCCAGATTTCGGGGGAGCCGCTGTCAGGAGCCGAGGTGCGGGACATCTGCCGCGGCCTGCGCGACAACGCCGTGCGCCTGCTCTCACTGCGCGGCTGCCGTCTCTGCGACCGCGACTTCGGCCGAATCTGCCGGGCCCTAGCCGGGGCCACGTCCCTGGCGCAGCTCAACCTTAACCTGGGCGTCGTGTCCAGCCCCAGCCGCATCAAGCAGCTGGCGGAGGCGCTGCGGACCAACCGCTCCATCCAGTCCCTCTT CCTGCATGGGAGCCCTCTGACAGACGCGGGGCTGGCCTTGTTGAATCCAGCCCTGGCCCTCCACCCTGCCCTTGTGGCACTGGACCTGGGGGACTGCATGCTGGGTGATGAAGCCATCAACCTCATCTGTGGCCTCCTCCCGCCTGACGGGGCCAAGTCCG GCTTGAAGGAGCTGACACTGAGCGCTAACCCCGGCATAACCCCTAAGGGCTGGAGCCGCCTCGCCATTGCCGTGGCCCACAGCTCCCAGGTCCGCGTGCTCAATCTGGACTACAATCCCCTGG GTGACCACGTGGCAGGGATGCTGGCTGTAGCTGTGGCCTCCAGCCGCACCTTAGAGGTCCTAGACTTGGAGGGCACAGGGCTCACCAACCAGTCAGCGCAG ACCCTGCTGGATATGGTAGAAAATTACCCTACAGCTCTGCGGAGTCTGGTGTTGGCCGAGAACAGCATTAGCCCGGAGCTGCAGCAGCAGATCTGCGACCTCCTCtctgagggggaggaggaggaggaggaggtggcaggagGGCCTGGCGACACCCAGGAACGAGAGCGAGCACGGCAGCCTGCTGCCCACCAGAGGGGCAGCAGCTCCTGGACAGGTCCCAGTG ATCCCAGCTCTCAGATGGTGCTTATGACATCAGGACTAGGGGACAGTCTGTTGGCTGAGACTGAGATGTGA